One window from the genome of Bacteroidota bacterium encodes:
- a CDS encoding DUF4442 domain-containing protein: MKINDLLEKASTSSFSLWLLNFVLLRNIPFNKPHRLKIKSISKNKVLIHYPYIKNNLNHLKGLHACGLATVSEYSTGLLLLNHLDPDKYRLIMKSLHMEYHYQGKTGATASFELDTDWIKKQVVDPLLSSDAVFVDCEVKVSDDNGNHLSTCSTKWQIKKWDKVKVKI; encoded by the coding sequence TGTGGCTTTTGAATTTTGTGCTGCTTCGTAATATTCCTTTTAACAAACCACATCGTCTCAAAATAAAAAGTATTTCTAAAAATAAAGTACTTATTCATTATCCCTATATAAAAAACAATTTAAATCATTTAAAAGGATTGCATGCTTGTGGTTTGGCCACAGTCTCTGAATACAGCACAGGCTTGTTATTACTCAATCACCTCGATCCTGATAAGTATCGATTAATAATGAAATCTTTACATATGGAATATCATTACCAAGGTAAGACAGGTGCAACAGCCAGTTTTGAACTCGATACTGATTGGATTAAGAAGCAAGTAGTTGATCCGCTTTTATCTAGTGATGCAGTGTTTGTTGATTGCGAAGTAAAAGTTAGCGACGATAATGGAAATCATCTTTCAACCTGTTCAACCAAATGGCAAATTAAAAAGTGGGACAAGGTGAAGGTTAAAATATGA